The Elaeis guineensis isolate ETL-2024a chromosome 3, EG11, whole genome shotgun sequence region TAACACTGATAGGCGATCAGATGTAGAGATAGGAACCGTGGTAACAGGTGGTCGGACTTGCAATGACTGTGTTGGAGGAACCAAATATTGGCTCAGCGCAGCAGAGTATGCACTACCTGTTAGGCTTCCCCTCATCCTTCCTGTAGGCCGCCAATTCTGCTCAGACGGCAGCTCTGGCAGGCCATCAGACCTTGCTAATGAAAGTGCAGGCCCTCTGTCAGCAGTTGCTGGGTTAGATGGTGCTGCTCTGGGTATTTGTGAATGAACTGCTGCTGCTCCTGCTTGCAGCCTCGTCACTTGTGCCGCAAGTTGTGCAGCCAATATATTACGATTACTTCCAGAGCTTCCTGTTGCTGCACCAACAGCATTTTGTGATGCTTGTTGAACCTGCATTGTTGGAGGGACACGAGTAAACTGTGGAATATTTCCAGATTGGCAAGTAATTTGGTGTGTCCTCTGATTAAGTAGATGGGGATTTTGCAGTTCTGACACAGGATGCAATGTAGCTCTATAAGCAGCCACTCCTCTCTGTTGGTCAGCTGGAGATCTTGTGCTTGTGAGATATGGTGCTGGAAGGCCCACCACCTGGTGCAATGCTGGGTTCAGAGTGTATTGGTGGTCCTGGCGATCTCGGTTCTGCATATGCAGTAACCAAATGGAGTTAACCCAGTAAGAGAATCACAAATAAAAGTGCATGGTCAGATAAACTTATCAAAGCAAGCACATCTAAATCAAACAAATCTCAAAAATGTTAAAAGCTACAGGAATATCACCCATGACAACAATATAGTTTCAGCATTGGTAGGCCAAACTCGCTACAAATAACCTCCCAATATAATGATCATAAGTATTCAGTTTCTGAAAGTGATGATCAATTGTGGACCTGAAGATGTTGAATAATTGCAAAAGCATTTACAAAGAGTAATGCTTCAGTGCTGTTTATAGTTATAGCGAATGCAGATGCAGCTGATAGTAATTTTATCGGAACCTGCATATAGGTGAAAAGATATCATATGCTACTGAAAGTCTATCACAAATTTTAACCAGTAGCAACTCCCCTGAACCACTAAACTCAGGGCTGATCAGGGAGAATTACCAAGTGATCATGTGTGGTTAACGACAATGGCAGTTGAGTTTTATCACTCACATAGTCACATGTTCAATTCATCAGTGACATGTAATTTAGTTATGTGGCAATTTGTACCCTCTGATCTCTAAAAGGGTAATCTAAGATGACACATGATGTATAAAACCCAAAATCACCTTCCAGAAGCAAGATATCGGATATCCCAATATACATGCAATCAAGTACAAATCTTATAAGATAGAAATAGTTTTGTGACAATCAACCCACACTATGAAGAGACAATAATCCAATGTATAGTGAAAGATCTAAGAACATCAAATTGGATTGCTGAATATTCATGACCATGATAAGAATGAAGTCAACACAAAATAATCAAATTGCAAAAGTAGTCACAAAGCCATTGGAAGGCATCATTTTTGGGTTTACTAATGGTTAGAGTGTTCTAATGATGTTCTTGGGTTTGAGCTATTAAGCTTTGTACTCATGATTGGTATCATCTGTATCCAGGCCTTCTAGTGGTAGCCCAGACCATAAAAGCAACATGTTCATTTGACTGCAAGTTGTGATGCCTAGTTATACAAGCTGCAAGGATCACAGCGTTTGACAAGACAATCCGAAGACCATTTTGTCAACTCCTCTTTGTGCTCCTCTCCTGTCTTCTCcattcttttaattatatatttcctttcacttactctttatatttctcCCATTACATACCTTTTTTCCCTAATATATTTGAGGATGATATACCAGATACTGTGCATGTTGCATGTCACTTACAATCTTTGTTTAGAGCCTATAAAGGTCTTAAGGCCTGATTCTAGCACCATAGGTCCATAACCTGAAGATCTAAGAGTCTTCACAGAATAACCATTGAGTGATTCGAAATTCTGACAATGAAGAAAAATTATGAGGGAAACAAATAAACTGATATAACTCAGGTAACTTTCATGTAACACCAGATTATGTTGGCTTCAATATTGGTTCCTTCTAATTCAAAAGTAGAAATACCTGTGTCACTGTATGGAGATGCAATGATGAGGAAACTGCATCAGAAGTGCTTGAAAGTTGCTCAATTTCCATGTCACCACTTACCGCCCCAAACCCATCTGAGGCAGATGTTAGTGGAGGATTTGTCTGATAAGATGCAGATGCAGGACTGTTGGGGATGACAGATGTGGAACTGAGTATATTTGTCCACATCCTGCGAGATGAATTGGGTGTCTGTGTCTGTGTCTGCACTGGAAGGGCCTGAACAGCTACAGGGTTCCTGCTGATATGTCTAGGTATTGAAGGCCTTGCAATTTCATTGTTGATAATTGAACCTCCAAAATGTGACTGTTGTAATTGCATAAGCTGTCTTAGTTGTGTTGCATGCTGAAATGATAATGTTGGTTGAGAAAGTTCATGATTGGCTGCGGCATCCCGATTAAGTGCTGGTGAAACAGCGTCTGTAATAACAGGATTCAGTACAATATCAGGCACAAGAGACTCCAAGGTTCCAGATGCACGAGCATTTGATCCATTTGTGGGGGCTAACGACACATTTGAGTAATTAGTTAATGATAAATTACTAGACCAAATAGCATCCACATGATGAGCAGCAACTTGAGTGGTCACAGAAGTACCGGCAACTGGCAGCTCAGAATGAAGTTCAGAGCCAGAAAAACCTTGAATATGTTCAAAAGGTTTCCTATCTTCAAATTCACAGGTACCATTTTGACTCATTTCACTTTTGTCATCATATTCCATCGTCAGGTCCACAACAGTGCACGTGTTGATATCACTCTGGATGCTATCATCTTGCTGTCCCTCAAGTCCCCCACTGTGCAGTTCATTTGTAGTTCCATTATGTTCGACGACCGCCTTCCAAGATTCATCAGCATAGATAACAACATCAGAAACACCTTCTCCTGCCTCTTTCAATATctgaataagaagaaaaagaaagaaaacatcaTGCACTATGGTGGGAAAGTGAAATGCCCCATAGTCAATGGATAGTTGAAGAACTTACCTTAACCATATTTTGATCAATACGCAAGTCAATATAGCTAGTAGGTGTGTTACAACATGGGCAGTGCCAGGATGGCTTCCGTAAGTTCACTTCCATGAAATTGTCATAATCAAAACACTATGGAAAATCCTCATAGAGTCAATGAACAGCTTTGTCCATTTCCATAAAGCAAACAAGCAAAATGAAATTTACCTGATGGTGTTTGCAGAGATGTCCTTTGACAGGAGTTTTTATGCGCTTAAAGCTGCACATATTAGGACAGAAAAAAAAAGTATTGAGTGATGGTACATAATAATACACTAATAACTATGAATGATGCATTGAATGCACCGGTATTAATGTCAGACAGATTGATTTTCATTTCATTTGGCTAATCAAAGGAGAACATTGAAATCATAAAGACAATAATCAGTACGCAAAAGCTATCTGTACACATGATACCTTTCCATTCCCCACATTAAATGGCTCAAAAAAGTCATTCGCACACCTAAGCCTGAAAAGAATGATATGAAGGCTTTTGTTGTCAAATCCAAATATTGGACTCTGTTAGCCCTCATAAATGATCAAGCCTTCAACCATAGGAGGCAAAGAGCTGGACCAGGACTGGAATTTGATGAAGGGAAAGATGCTTGTTTTGTTGTTCAAAGTGGCATGACTGACGTAAATACGAGTGCCATTTGGCAACGgcaagtgatcagatcaatgaaaaCATGCAAATAACATCATCTAACTAGACAATTCCAGAAGCATGGAACCACAAACATATCAATCATTGGGGCATAAGACAAATATACGTGTATGACTTGGTCACTAACATGGTGAGAAAATCCTGCGACAAATGAAAGATAAAATATCAAGCAAAGATTAACAGTACCATACAATATATATGCACACATCCCCACATAATGAGTCCTCATGAAAAGAAGGGAAAAAATGATTTCTGCACTCTCTTAGGAACCAGAATCTCCAAATCCCGACCTACAAACCCGAGAAACCAAATAAATAACGGACAAACTCCTCAAGAAATCCAGATTTTGGGCTTCCCTACGAAATTCGGGCTCTTGGATCTTGACTCACAAATCCTATTTCAACTGACCATTTCTTCTCTCTTTAATCCAATCCATCTATGTTTCCTCTCACATACATCACACATGCCAACATCTAGCAGAACACAAGTATAGGCCACCTAAAGTAGAAAAAACATATAGGTAATTAATAAATTGACAACCTTCAGCATTATATGTCTCACAGATTTTAGTGGTTCTTATCAGTCTTCAGTAATTGCATAACTCATAACATATGCATTTCTACTTAACCCACAAACTGGTCCTATTTGAAATGTTCATGCTATTTCATTGATGTTTTTTATGGTAAAAAGAGGTCATGAGAGCCATGATGATAGGGATTCTTTAATTCCTTTTCTCCATAATCTTTAAGTTATATCTTCAATTCCTCTAATACTCCTACTAATCTTTAAATCTCAAATTAAATGCTCATCCTCAGTCTCATCAACTAAGACTTATGAAAGTAGAGACATCTAGAGGCTTATAATTAGCCTTTGGTGAAAGTCCTCTGTCACTATGGCTTCCCATGCTCAAATATAAGGAAATAAACAACAACAATTGATTCCACCTACATATTTATAATGTGATAAAAAACCTGGAAATAAACAACAACAATTGATTCCACCTACATATTTATAATGTGATAAAAAACCTACTCAATATGCCTTGTTTACCATTGACAGCTATTATTCCTTCCACAATTTTTCAAAATGTAGATAAATATTACTTGAACATTAAGTAGGCACATAGTACATCAAACTAAATCAAAAGGAACCTCAGCTTGATAAGCTGCACAGTTGCAAGATTCCCAGCAATCAAGAATGTAGGTCCTGGCGGGACATCGGGatggggtaccatcccatgtgtccAGATGGGATCGTCCCACCATTATCCCAGCATCCCGATCAAGACGTCTTAGAATCTCCTTTGTCCCAAGTGTCAGGACAGGATGGGATACCCATGCATTCTATTCTATAGGGAAATCGGGACAGCCCCGTCCCATGCGATTGAAAACCTTTTCAGCAATACAACATGGAAGTACAATAGTTGCATTTTGATGAAGTACAAGGGCTTGGTAGATGACTTGAAACCTTGGTTTAATGTGAAATTTATAAACATATAAGAATATGAAAAATGTCAAGTTATTTATGGCAGGAATAATAAGAAGTCCTATAACACAAAGTTATGTGTAGAGTGTGTATGTGCaaatgtgtgtgtgagagagatagAGATTAAATAGAAACACTTTACTGAAAAATAGTGGTAAAAAATAGTTCACTCCAAGAATGTTCTAAAATACCTTATTGGACAATTCAGCGATATTCTTGATGGTCCCTCAATGATCTCAGAATCTAGCATCAAATTCATAAAAATGTGTTCATATTAGCAGCGCatcttaaaatttaagtataatccTTGAACATGATCAATTGTAAAACAAAGATAGAGTTTATCTATTTATAATTGGATGATTTGATTTCCAGCATAATCTATGTCAAAAAAATAGAATTGGTTGGAAACTCAATGCTTCTTTAACATGTCTTATTGGCTACTAGCCCGGAAGGTATTTCAATAAACATAAGTTAATAAATTCCAAACTAAGAGAGAGttgataaatttcaaaaaaagaaagtATGGAAGACCATGACAGATGGTAAGCAATGATGCCTTTTTATATATGGATTAACACCaaattccttttcttttcctacactttttttcttcaaatgttGAGAAAGGTTATACTAAACTAGGAGTGCAATCGAGCCGAGCCAAGCTAAATTGAGTCAAGTAGCTGGAAGCTCGAGCTTAACTCGACTCAAAATACTCGGACTTGAAACTTGGTTCAAGATCAACTAAACCTTAATATCCCAAGCTCAAATtcgactcaatgaaaaatagacaaACTCGAGATCAACTCGactcgactcgaatatcaatAAAGCCATACTCGAGCTCGAAATCAAGCTTTagtctactaataatatatatatattattatatatattataaatcaaaataatattattaaaaatataaataaatttgagaAGACTTGCGAGCTTTCAAATTGAGTATCTTGTTACTAGAGCTCAACTCAAAAAACTATTCGAGTTACTCGACCTCGAATAGCTCGCGAGCAGCTCGACTCGTTTGCACCCCTATACCAAACCTTTCTTCAAGCATCATTTTTTTGCTTTCCCCAAGAAAGGTAACCATCAAGAGAACTTCATCTTTACGATTTCCAGAGCAAGTATACAATCATAGTGCCACAGAGATGCTTTATAAAACTTAACAAAAATCAGCAAACTATGTTTCCACCAAAAATATCAATGATATGGAGTAAGAATAATTTGAGATGAAACACACAATTAGTCGTTACCATGTGTATCCAACAGGTGCACTAAAACTAAGAGTGTTAAGGAATTGAAAACAAGCTAGACATGTTAAAAGGGTGAACACCCTAAGGTTGTCTATTCTAAAAGTTAGGCACGAAAATAGTTGGACATTAGTATATTTATTTTGGAGGTCCGCTAACTGATGGAGAACTAAGATTACACAATAAGATTATCAACAACTTGGAGTGTAGCTCAAACTTCAAGAATGGAATAACAGTTAAAAACAGCATACCCCAGAAACTTCAACATAGAAGGAAAGTAAATTGCATACACAATGTTCCCTCAATAAAACATATGGTGAACAATAAGAATGTCAACAGGCCAGATCTGAGTCATGCATATCCGAAAATTTTAATAGGCCTGACTTGACACCCTGTACCAACAAACTATAAAAGGTCCAGAGGCAGCCCTGTCCTAGCAAAGAACTATTCAACATGCAAACAAATTAACTCTCTGTAATCATCATAATCATTTGTCAACAACCTAAGGTCCTAAACCATTAAGGATGAATTCATTGGCTAACATTCCCAAAATTTGCtccagatttttttcaaaattctaccTTTTTCAAGGTCTCCGTGGCATCTCATATCAAAATGTGTATCCATTGAAAATATTGTATTACCAAGTTTTAGCAGAGATGCACTTTTACATAGATGTTCACTTGTATGTTCGATAATGTGTAATTAATGACATACAAGGAACAATCATAGAAGATCTGATCAGCAAACACCAGAGGTTCAGTGTCTCGCATCCTCGGTTCCATCTATAGCACCTCAAGTAATGTCAAGTAACAGAAGGCACTGGAATCCATACCAGACCCATAAGTTGACCcaaatgtctttgattagactaggATTCTGTCCATATGTTGGACAAGTTGCACAAGCTCTAGCATAGACTTCATGTGgttgttttgatttttctttacttATTTCCATTTCCCGCTCCACTTGTTTAAGCAAAAGTGGAACTGCATTGCTTTTGCTTCCTTTAACATATAATCAAGATAGAAACAAAACAAGGAGAGGATAACACCATaacaccaaagcccaaaaaactGTAAATCATTAGTTATTAAAATAATCTGAGTAAACAATAGCCTCGTATTGCCTCTTGGTCTGCCCAAGATAAAGCTTTTTACAAACTTCAAAGTTGCTGGCATGAACTTGGTAAACGAGTTTTAAAGTATGTAGGTTAGTAGACAGTGAAAACTACTCAAAATTGAAACAGGTTACCAGGTTATTAGGACTTACAGCTGCATGCAAACAGCATGTCTCCATTGCAGTCTAAAAAAACCTAGAGCTAGTACGTTGATTATTTCCCACTATTGATTGACTAGTTCTCACTTAAcctgcatttagttgagccaccAAATGGCTACAAAAGCAAAAGGTCTCAGCTGACAGCTCATCACTACAGAGTGTGATGGTTGATGGGCTTCTTTTGCATAATAGCATTGCACTCAAATGCTTCAGCTTCAAGAATATTGGAGTGCCAATATGGCACAACATTCCATCACACTCTAGGCACACAAACTGACACTTCACTGCAAGTAATCACCCAATCCTCAACCATTTCAAGTgacaaatatcaaaaatataaaatgcCTGAAGATCTTTATGAAGTGAAATGATTTTCTCCTGCTTTTGATGCAGTAAAACATAAAACACAACATGTACCACTGTTTTAACTACCAGAATATACACGGCATATTGTACCATATGGGGAGGGAACCAATACCTGGCATGCACCCAAACCAAGTGCACCAAAAGATGTACCACGCTGATACTGTACAGTCGAGTGCCAATACTGGTGCCGAAACCAGTATAAAACCTTAATATGAACTAACAATCAATCACATCCATGCAGCCACCCACACCCATGATGCACATATATACAACTCAAATTTTTTCCATGGTCTGGATGTTGATGAACCTAGTTTCTTCTTCAGAAATACTAGGCCTAGACATGTTCGAAATGTCTAGATTCCAAATGATCTTAAATTATTTGTTAGAGGAGGAGGTATTGATGCAAATAGGGTTTGGATATTATTTAGACCTATTGCACTGGAGAAGGAATAGAGTCAGAAATTCCATTGATGATTAATCACTTGAATCAACCATAACCCATATGATTGAAATCAAAAACAGTCTCAGGACATGACTCAACATCTCCATAGCATTCCTGGCTTCCTGCTTCAAGTTACAATGAATCCACCCAACAAAATATTAAGACATCATATTCTAGAATCCACCCAACAATAAAAATGGCATTTAAAGTTTATAAAAGAGTTTTTTTACCCCCACTCCAGAAATTCTTTGGAAATTCTCTTGTTCTAGAACAACAACATAGCCAACACAGTGAAATAGCCCTTATATCAACAATTTACATTTATCTTACTTCtaaaacatcaacttcataatACATTTGAGAACCCAAAAAAATGTTTGATTCTTACCGAAATTCTATCTATTATCTATCCGAAGAAAGCACCACCATAATCATATACATTACCAGGAAGCCTTATCACATTTAATTTAAGTTATTTCATCACTCTTTATGATTCACCAGTGAAAGAATAAACTTGTGTTCATATCCTTTCTACAACAAGGCCAATATTTTGTTCAGTTTATCACCATAAGGCCATGACCTCATTCATAGTCTATCAATCCCAATTATACCTTTGATACTTTCTTAATATGGTTCTCAGCTCATCTTAGACTAATACAGCAGCTGTAATTATCAGATACACCAGAGGACCTTCTATATCTCAGCAATACCCATGAAAGAACAGAGAAGCTGTTATTGGGTTTTCTTGACATATTTCAGTGTTAACGAAGAAAAAGTGTTAATCAGGAAAAAAATGCTCCCAGTACTACCTCACACTTGCAATTGCACTTCTATACAAGTATTTTCATTTGACCACAATTACATGAAACGTAAACAAGAATTATAACCCACACTCATTTAAATGAGAGCCAGATTTTATTGACTACCTATCAAATTGCTTTCTCGTTTTGAACAAAAGGTAATAGTACTCTCTACATCTCTAACAATGTTTTCCTCAATGAACAGAATTAATTTATTCAAACCTTCACAACTGCAAACTTCTGGGCTATAATTTGACCATGGAGTTCGGGAATCACTTGGCACATCTCCCTCTAAGGACAAAAATGATAGCTTTTACAACATATGATCATTTTTTGGTAAGAGAAGCTGCAAAGGCTGATAGCTTTTAGAATCAATATTATTTATATCAAATCATGGGCAGATATTATTCTATACTTTGAGAAAATAATTAACGACAAAAATGTAAAAGAAATGGAGCAATTTCCACGgatataaaactagagaatatgGTGGGGAAAAGTGAGTTGCTTAGAAAGTAGGATATTTAGAGGTTACGATTGCTTTAGATGTCTGGAAATGTTTGAGATTTATATGTCTTATGTGATTGACTAGAACAATAATCCAAGCAAAATAGAAAATAATACATGTCATACCAAAGGTGCTAGCTCTAGGGGACAAAACAATCCATTTCAAATTGACAGTCTTGTCAGTGAAACAAAAGCAAAATACTGACCAAGTTTTGTCTTGCTTACCTGAAACAAGTTCTGCAACCACAGGCCGGACATAATCTTGGAGTACTGGGGCATCAAGGTAAGGTACCTTGCTCACAAAGGCTATTGCGATGACATAATTACCTGTTATTTGAGTTAAAAAGGGGACTGATTACAAGCAGATCAAGCAAAGGCAcactattttttttcctttatttttgtgAAAAAAGGTGAACTCAATTTTGAAGCCTTTCATGCATACGCATGTGCATACCATTAAAATATCCAACTGCCTGGATAATATTTGTCCCATATTTGAGCATTCTAGTAATATCTGTAGGAAACTGAGGTCCAGTATCCTGAtgaattagaaaaatatatatttagtatGTTTATGTTGCACCACTCAGAAGACCAAAAACAAAAGAGTGACTTGAAAAGCAGCCATAAAAAATAAGTCATTGAAAGCCCACAAACCATTGATATATTTGTCCTTCTATCAATGCCTCTTCCATTCACCAAAAAGCTGAAAAAAAAGGGGCTTTAAACTTTAACAAAGATCAAACTCGCTGTATTGGAAGAGGAGAAAAGGAGATGTACCTCACATGTGGTGGGCTTCTAATGCAAGAGGATGTCTCTAATTTATCTGTTTGAACAACAAATAGCCTCTGCAATGATGCAAAGTTAATAGACAACCAACATTTGGATGgcttgaatataaaaataaaaaagcaaaACATGTTTTTCATTATTGGGTGGTGCACGCGACAGCATTCATCAAGCTGGGCACGTGGGCTCATCCCACCTGCTCTGCTTTGAGAGTCAAATCTGTGCTATGAGCAGCGTAGTGCATATTTACTATTAAAGCTATCAAACATGAACGGAAAACAAAGAAAATGAATCTGGAAGCAAAAAATAACTGTTTACTCATTACTAAATTATATGTATATTCTCAAATGAAATCACATCAAATAATTAATCCAAAAAGAACCCAGCCAAGATATCGAATATGTGGGCAAAGATACCTCACTCCACATCTAAATAAATAAAGATATCAATCAAATGAGAATAGACATATAAGAAAACAACAGTTCCCTGCCAGTGGGGCTGCCTCCACCAGCACAAAGTGATAATAATAATGTACCATGCAACAATTACAAAAACTGTATCTGCCCGTAGACCTCAGATTTGTTTTCAAAATGGATCAATGCTTATCGAAAAAGTAAACTACAGAGCATGTATCAAGAAAATGCTTACGATTTTTTCATCTGCAGGAATATTCCTTCCGATTTGGAAATCAGTCATTAGAATATCGTAGCCATGCTACAAAACAGaggagcaaaaaagaaaaaaaaaaataaaactttcctGAAGAATCAAGTCCTTTCACAAAACTTCCAACAGCAGCATAAAGCAGAATCAGAATTAACTTAGCAATGAACATAGatgttataataaataaaattagtaTTAGTTTTGCGTCAAGCTGCCAAAGTCAAAGCAACTAATGAAATGGCTCAGATGTAAAGTAGCAGCAACAATAAAGCCTCCAGATTAACCAATTGGGAGAAATTAAGTAGCAGCAATGCACATAGATGCATAAATGCACGAGTACATGTCTTTTTCTTCCTATAATTAGTATCCAAATGTATAAGAAATTAATGAC contains the following coding sequences:
- the LOC105040788 gene encoding uncharacterized protein isoform X5 translates to MKNACKKGWFQSSDSEELLSMANELCSSFCMPETAATDAINALDAISIVMSRYYPYLKFSRLVVSFEAKHGYDILMTDFQIGRNIPADEKIRLFVVQTDKLETSSCIRSPPHVSFLVNGRGIDRRTNISMDTGPQFPTDITRMLKYGTNIIQAVGYFNGNYVIAIAFVSKVPYLDAPVLQDYVRPVVAELVSDSEIIEGPSRISLNCPISFKRIKTPVKGHLCKHHQCFDYDNFMEVNLRKPSWHCPCCNTPTSYIDLRIDQNMVKILKEAGEGVSDVVIYADESWKAVVEHNGTTNELHSGGLEGQQDDSIQSDINTCTVVDLTMEYDDKSEMSQNGTCEFEDRKPFEHIQGFSGSELHSELPVAGTSVTTQVAAHHVDAIWSSNLSLTNYSNVSLAPTNGSNARASGTLESLVPDIVLNPVITDAVSPALNRDAAANHELSQPTLSFQHATQLRQLMQLQQSHFGGSIINNEIARPSIPRHISRNPVAVQALPVQTQTQTPNSSRRMWTNILSSTSVIPNSPASASYQTNPPLTSASDGFGAVSGDMEIEQLSSTSDAVSSSLHLHTVTQNRDRQDHQYTLNPALHQVVGLPAPYLTSTRSPADQQRGVAAYRATLHPVSELQNPHLLNQRTHQITCQSGNIPQFTRVPPTMQVQQASQNAVGAATGSSGSNRNILAAQLAAQVTRLQAGAAAVHSQIPRAAPSNPATADRGPALSLARSDGLPELPSEQNWRPTGRMRGSLTGSAYSAALSQYLVPPTQSLQVRPPVTTVPISTSDRLSVLLANNSNAHGPLTQQANLRQGEGNQPGGSNT
- the LOC105040788 gene encoding uncharacterized protein isoform X2; this encodes MMASAIPQPPAPPPPPSQRPAVAVPVASQMQVATAVEANAARLEAVAKRLTLYINGVIRVSPSEFFRLYFALARGIDYALSSNDIPGIAHRLPSLIKQAYQCRNDSSLQSAVAVLMISAKNACKKGWFQSSDSEELLSMANELCSSFCMPETAATDAINALDAISIVMSRYYPYLKFSRLVVSFEAKHGYDILMTDFQIGRNIPADEKIRLFVVQTDKLETSSCIRSPPHVSFLVNGRGIDRRTNISMDTGPQFPTDITRMLKYGTNIIQAVGYFNGNYVIAIAFVSKVPYLDAPVLQDYVRPVVAELVSDSEIIEGPSRISLNCPISFKRIKTPVKGHLCKHHQCFDYDNFMEVNLRKPSWHCPCCNTPTSYIDLRIDQNMVKILKEAGEGVSDVVIYADESWKAVVEHNGTTNELHSGGLEGQQDDSIQSDINTCTVVDLTMEYDDKSEMSQNGTCEFEDRKPFEHIQGFSGSELHSELPVAAPTNGSNARASGTLESLVPDIVLNPVITDAVSPALNRDAAANHELSQPTLSFQHATQLRQLMQLQQSHFGGSIINNEIARPSIPRHISRNPVAVQALPVQTQTQTPNSSRRMWTNILSSTSVIPNSPASASYQTNPPLTSASDGFGAVSGDMEIEQLSSTSDAVSSSLHLHTVTQNRDRQDHQYTLNPALHQVVGLPAPYLTSTRSPADQQRGVAAYRATLHPVSELQNPHLLNQRTHQITCQSGNIPQFTRVPPTMQVQQASQNAVGAATGSSGSNRNILAAQLAAQVTRLQAGAAAVHSQIPRAAPSNPATADRGPALSLARSDGLPELPSEQNWRPTGRMRGSLTGSAYSAALSQYLVPPTQSLQVRPPVTTVPISTSDRLSVLLANNSNAHGPLTQQANLRQGEGNQPGGSNT
- the LOC105040788 gene encoding uncharacterized protein isoform X1 — protein: MMASAIPQPPAPPPPPSQRPAVAVPVASQMQVATAVEANAARLEAVAKRLTLYINGVIRVSPSEFFRLYFALARGIDYALSSNDIPGIAHRLPSLIKQAYQCRNDSSLQSAVAVLMISAKNACKKGWFQSSDSEELLSMANELCSSFCMPETAATDAINALDAISIVMSRYYPYLKFSRLVVSFEAKHGYDILMTDFQIGRNIPADEKIRLFVVQTDKLETSSCIRSPPHVSFLVNGRGIDRRTNISMDTGPQFPTDITRMLKYGTNIIQAVGYFNGNYVIAIAFVSKVPYLDAPVLQDYVRPVVAELVSDSEIIEGPSRISLNCPISFKRIKTPVKGHLCKHHQCFDYDNFMEVNLRKPSWHCPCCNTPTSYIDLRIDQNMVKILKEAGEGVSDVVIYADESWKAVVEHNGTTNELHSGGLEGQQDDSIQSDINTCTVVDLTMEYDDKSEMSQNGTCEFEDRKPFEHIQGFSGSELHSELPVAGTSVTTQVAAHHVDAIWSSNLSLTNYSNVSLAPTNGSNARASGTLESLVPDIVLNPVITDAVSPALNRDAAANHELSQPTLSFQHATQLRQLMQLQQSHFGGSIINNEIARPSIPRHISRNPVAVQALPVQTQTQTPNSSRRMWTNILSSTSVIPNSPASASYQTNPPLTSASDGFGAVSGDMEIEQLSSTSDAVSSSLHLHTVTQNRDRQDHQYTLNPALHQVVGLPAPYLTSTRSPADQQRGVAAYRATLHPVSELQNPHLLNQRTHQITCQSGNIPQFTRVPPTMQVQQASQNAVGAATGSSGSNRNILAAQLAAQVTRLQAGAAAVHSQIPRAAPSNPATADRGPALSLARSDGLPELPSEQNWRPTGRMRGSLTGSAYSAALSQYLVPPTQSLQVRPPVTTVPISTSDRLSVLLANNSNAHGPLTQQANLRQGEGNQPGGSNT
- the LOC105040788 gene encoding uncharacterized protein isoform X3, whose translation is MKLLGIDYALSSNDIPGIAHRLPSLIKQAYQCRNDSSLQSAVAVLMISAKNACKKGWFQSSDSEELLSMANELCSSFCMPETAATDAINALDAISIVMSRYYPYLKFSRLVVSFEAKHGYDILMTDFQIGRNIPADEKIRLFVVQTDKLETSSCIRSPPHVSFLVNGRGIDRRTNISMDTGPQFPTDITRMLKYGTNIIQAVGYFNGNYVIAIAFVSKVPYLDAPVLQDYVRPVVAELVSDSEIIEGPSRISLNCPISFKRIKTPVKGHLCKHHQCFDYDNFMEVNLRKPSWHCPCCNTPTSYIDLRIDQNMVKILKEAGEGVSDVVIYADESWKAVVEHNGTTNELHSGGLEGQQDDSIQSDINTCTVVDLTMEYDDKSEMSQNGTCEFEDRKPFEHIQGFSGSELHSELPVAGTSVTTQVAAHHVDAIWSSNLSLTNYSNVSLAPTNGSNARASGTLESLVPDIVLNPVITDAVSPALNRDAAANHELSQPTLSFQHATQLRQLMQLQQSHFGGSIINNEIARPSIPRHISRNPVAVQALPVQTQTQTPNSSRRMWTNILSSTSVIPNSPASASYQTNPPLTSASDGFGAVSGDMEIEQLSSTSDAVSSSLHLHTVTQNRDRQDHQYTLNPALHQVVGLPAPYLTSTRSPADQQRGVAAYRATLHPVSELQNPHLLNQRTHQITCQSGNIPQFTRVPPTMQVQQASQNAVGAATGSSGSNRNILAAQLAAQVTRLQAGAAAVHSQIPRAAPSNPATADRGPALSLARSDGLPELPSEQNWRPTGRMRGSLTGSAYSAALSQYLVPPTQSLQVRPPVTTVPISTSDRLSVLLANNSNAHGPLTQQANLRQGEGNQPGGSNT